A window of the Bradyrhizobium ottawaense genome harbors these coding sequences:
- a CDS encoding DUF1993 domain-containing protein — protein MAFSLYDATVANYLQILGGLSGVLERGLAHFQENNIDPETIVETRLAPDMLPFRFQIISVAQHSRGAIEGVQQGVFKPPAFKTPYDYAGLQGLVADTQKALSALTPEAVNGLAGRDVAFHLGERQLPFTAEGFLMSFSLPNFYFHATTAYDILRTNGVPLGKRHFMGRLNLKKA, from the coding sequence ATGGCCTTTTCGCTCTATGACGCCACCGTGGCGAACTACCTGCAGATCCTGGGCGGCCTCAGCGGCGTACTCGAGCGCGGCCTCGCTCATTTTCAGGAAAATAACATCGATCCGGAAACCATCGTCGAGACGCGGCTGGCGCCCGACATGCTGCCGTTCCGGTTTCAGATCATCTCGGTCGCGCAACACTCCCGCGGCGCCATCGAAGGCGTGCAGCAGGGCGTGTTCAAGCCGCCGGCGTTCAAGACGCCGTATGATTATGCCGGGCTGCAGGGACTGGTGGCCGATACCCAGAAAGCCCTGTCGGCCCTGACGCCGGAGGCGGTCAACGGGCTGGCTGGCCGCGACGTCGCGTTCCATCTCGGCGAACGGCAATTGCCCTTCACGGCGGAGGGCTTCCTGATGTCGTTCTCGCTGCCTAACTTCTATTTCCACGCCACCACCGCCTACGACATCCTGCGGACCAACGGCGTTCCCCTCGGCAAGCGGCATTTCATGGGCCGGCTGAACCTCAAGAAGGCCTGA
- a CDS encoding cytochrome c-type biogenesis protein: protein MRKLIAILTIVLLAAFAAPAAFAVQPDEIMGDPAKEARARDLSRELRCMVCQNQSIDDSEAPLARDLRLLVRERIAAGDSDNQVMDFLVARYGEFVLLKPRVNQHTLVLWLLPPLALAGGGLALWLHNRRRQRSAGSGDPSLQHLTEEEEARIDRLIAAESARENRA from the coding sequence ATGCGGAAGCTGATTGCGATTTTGACCATTGTGTTGCTCGCGGCTTTTGCGGCTCCCGCCGCTTTCGCCGTGCAGCCCGACGAGATCATGGGCGATCCGGCCAAGGAGGCGCGGGCGAGGGACCTGTCGCGCGAACTGCGCTGCATGGTGTGCCAGAACCAGTCGATCGACGATTCCGAGGCGCCGCTGGCGCGCGACCTGCGGCTATTGGTGCGCGAGCGGATCGCGGCCGGCGACAGCGACAACCAGGTGATGGATTTTCTGGTGGCGCGCTACGGCGAGTTCGTGCTGCTGAAGCCGCGCGTCAATCAGCATACGCTGGTGCTGTGGCTGCTGCCGCCGCTGGCGCTGGCCGGCGGCGGGCTGGCACTCTGGCTGCACAACCGGCGCCGCCAGAGATCCGCCGGCAGCGGCGATCCCTCCTTGCAGCATCTGACCGAGGAGGAAGAGGCCCGGATCGATCGCCTGATCGCCGCCGAGTCCGCGCGGGAAAACCGGGCCTGA
- a CDS encoding heme lyase CcmF/NrfE family subunit codes for MIAEAGHYALVLALALALIQSTVPIAGARWGDTALMNVARSAALAQLLFAAASFTALVWLHVTSDFSVANVFENSHSLKPLIYKITGVWGNHEGSMLLWVSILALFGGLVAAFGNNLPLSLRAYVLAVQAWIASAFYLFILVTSNPFLRIANPPIEGRDLNPVLQDIGLAVHPPMLYLGYVGFSISFSFAVAALLEGRIDAAWARWVRPWTLMAWIFLTLGIAMGSYWAYYELGWGGWWFWDPVENASLMPWLAGTALLHSAVVMEKRNALKVWTILLSILTFSLSLLGTFLVRSGVLTSVHAFATDPTRGVFILLILCLFIGGSLSLYAWRASALKQGGLFAPISREGALVLNNLFLTTACATVFIGTLYPLALEVLTGDKISVGAPFFNLTFAPLFVPLMIAVPFGPLLAWKRGDLVGAAQRLIAAGIAALIAMAVLFAWIHGGSTFAPLAIGLAVWVIAGALCDLAERTGLFRVGFGIAMRRARGLPRSTWGTAFAHAGVGVALIGIVCETTWNSEYIATMKPDDVAKVAGYELKLDGLTQRQGPNFREMIAQFTVNLDGEKLSVMTPSKRNFTTRGSSTTEAALLTRGASQLYISLGDTTAEGAIAVRIYHKPMVLLIWWGPVLMAFGGMLSLSDRRLRVGAPKPAKASRALQPAE; via the coding sequence GTGATCGCCGAAGCCGGACATTACGCGCTGGTGCTCGCGCTCGCGCTGGCGCTGATTCAGTCCACGGTGCCGATCGCCGGCGCCCGCTGGGGCGATACCGCGCTAATGAACGTCGCGCGTTCCGCCGCACTTGCGCAATTGCTGTTCGCGGCGGCCTCGTTCACGGCACTGGTGTGGCTTCACGTCACGTCGGATTTCTCCGTCGCCAACGTGTTCGAGAATTCGCATTCGTTGAAGCCGCTGATCTACAAGATCACCGGCGTCTGGGGCAATCACGAAGGGTCGATGCTGCTGTGGGTGTCGATCCTGGCGCTGTTCGGCGGCCTAGTCGCCGCCTTCGGCAACAATCTGCCGCTGTCGCTGCGCGCTTATGTGCTGGCGGTGCAGGCCTGGATTGCCAGCGCTTTCTATCTGTTCATCCTCGTCACCTCGAATCCGTTCCTGCGCATTGCCAATCCGCCGATCGAGGGCCGCGACCTCAATCCGGTGCTGCAGGACATCGGCCTCGCCGTGCATCCGCCGATGCTCTATCTCGGCTATGTCGGGTTTTCGATTTCGTTTTCGTTTGCGGTGGCCGCCTTGCTCGAGGGCCGGATCGACGCGGCCTGGGCGCGCTGGGTGCGGCCGTGGACGCTGATGGCGTGGATATTCCTCACGCTCGGGATCGCGATGGGGTCGTACTGGGCCTATTACGAACTCGGCTGGGGCGGCTGGTGGTTCTGGGATCCGGTCGAGAACGCTTCGCTGATGCCGTGGCTCGCCGGCACCGCGTTGCTGCATTCCGCGGTGGTGATGGAAAAGCGCAACGCGCTGAAGGTCTGGACCATCCTGCTATCGATCCTGACATTCTCGCTGTCGCTGCTCGGCACCTTCCTGGTGCGTTCGGGCGTGCTCACCTCGGTGCATGCGTTTGCGACCGATCCCACGCGCGGCGTTTTCATCCTGTTGATCCTGTGCCTGTTCATCGGCGGCAGCCTTTCGCTCTACGCCTGGCGTGCGTCGGCCCTGAAGCAGGGCGGGCTGTTCGCGCCGATCTCGCGTGAAGGCGCGCTGGTGCTCAACAACCTGTTCCTGACCACGGCCTGCGCCACCGTCTTCATCGGCACGCTGTACCCGCTGGCGCTGGAAGTTCTGACCGGCGACAAGATTTCGGTCGGCGCTCCCTTCTTCAACCTGACCTTTGCACCTTTGTTCGTGCCGCTGATGATCGCGGTGCCGTTCGGACCGTTATTGGCCTGGAAACGCGGCGACCTCGTCGGCGCGGCGCAGCGGCTGATCGCCGCCGGCATCGCTGCGCTGATCGCGATGGCGGTGCTGTTTGCGTGGATCCATGGCGGCAGCACGTTCGCGCCGCTGGCGATCGGGTTGGCGGTGTGGGTCATTGCCGGCGCGCTGTGCGATCTTGCCGAGCGCACGGGATTGTTTCGCGTTGGCTTCGGGATTGCGATGCGGCGTGCGCGCGGCCTGCCGCGGTCGACCTGGGGCACCGCATTCGCGCATGCCGGCGTCGGTGTGGCGCTGATCGGGATCGTCTGCGAAACCACCTGGAACAGCGAATATATCGCCACGATGAAACCGGACGACGTCGCAAAAGTCGCCGGCTATGAATTGAAGCTCGACGGCCTGACGCAGCGTCAGGGCCCGAATTTCCGCGAGATGATCGCGCAGTTCACCGTCAATCTGGACGGCGAGAAGCTCAGCGTCATGACGCCGTCGAAGCGCAATTTCACCACGCGGGGCTCCTCGACCACCGAGGCCGCGTTGCTGACGCGCGGCGCCAGCCAGTTGTATATTTCGCTCGGCGACACCACCGCCGAGGGCGCGATCGCGGTGCGGATCTATCACAAGCCGATGGTGCTCCTGATCTGGTGGGGACCGGTGCTGATGGCGTTCGGCGGCATGCTGTCGCTATCGGACCGCAGGTTGCGCGTCGGCGCGCCGAAGCCCGCGAAAGCCTCGCGCGCGCTGCAGCCGGCGGAGTAG
- the ccmE gene encoding cytochrome c maturation protein CcmE gives MTRKQRRLTMIGGSLAVLAVAAALVLNAMRDSIVFFSTPSMAAEKHIQPGKRFRLGGLVQPGSLVRGDNLAISFAVADGGATLPVSYKGILPDLFREGQGVVAEGALDASGVFKADTVLAKHDETYMPKDVADALKKQGHWKDDYGAKPSASAAPQPAQGAMR, from the coding sequence ATGACGCGCAAGCAGCGGCGTTTGACGATGATCGGCGGTTCGCTCGCGGTGCTCGCGGTTGCGGCGGCGCTGGTGCTGAACGCGATGCGCGATTCCATCGTGTTCTTCTCCACGCCGTCGATGGCGGCCGAGAAGCATATTCAGCCCGGCAAGCGCTTTCGCCTTGGCGGACTGGTGCAGCCGGGATCGCTGGTGCGCGGCGACAATCTCGCGATCTCGTTTGCCGTCGCCGACGGCGGCGCCACGCTGCCGGTATCGTACAAGGGAATCCTTCCCGACCTGTTTCGCGAAGGGCAGGGCGTCGTCGCCGAGGGGGCGCTCGACGCATCGGGTGTCTTCAAGGCCGATACCGTGCTGGCAAAACACGACGAGACCTACATGCCCAAGGACGTCGCCGACGCCCTGAAGAAACAAGGGCACTGGAAGGACGATTACGGTGCGAAGCCGAGCGCCTCTGCGGCACCTCAGCCCGCGCAGGGAGCCATGCGGTGA
- the ccmI gene encoding c-type cytochrome biogenesis protein CcmI: MTLWFVFALMTVAAIFAVLWPLSRGASDASGGTEAAVYTDQLAEIDRDVAAGLIGSPEAEAARVEIGRRLLAAVDSVRAAPAQSNLRLRRASAILALVALPIAAVTFYLSVGSPQLGDFPLASRTRVADANQPLDNLVAQVEAHLEKNPTDGRGWNVLAPVLARLGRYDEAIRAYRNSITYNGDSAERRSDLGEALMGSAGGVVTSEAKAEFERAVAQKPDEPKASYFLGLAAEQDGRQADAAAIWRGMLEKAPAEAPWRPLVQAALVRVGGPNMPALSNDTMTAAKDMSEADRGTMIRGMVDRLAIRLKQNGDDVEGWLRLVRAYMVMGDRDKAVSALTDARQAVANDAERLRQLNEGLKNMGLDG; encoded by the coding sequence ATGACACTGTGGTTTGTGTTCGCGCTGATGACGGTCGCGGCGATTTTTGCCGTGCTCTGGCCGTTGAGCCGCGGGGCATCGGACGCCAGTGGCGGTACTGAGGCTGCGGTCTACACCGACCAGCTCGCCGAAATCGATCGCGACGTCGCCGCAGGCCTGATCGGCAGCCCTGAGGCCGAGGCGGCGCGGGTCGAGATCGGCCGCCGCCTGCTTGCCGCCGTGGACAGCGTTCGCGCGGCTCCGGCGCAGTCCAATCTCCGATTGCGCCGCGCCTCGGCCATCCTGGCGCTGGTCGCACTGCCGATCGCGGCGGTGACCTTCTACCTCTCGGTCGGATCGCCGCAGCTCGGCGATTTCCCGCTGGCTTCGCGTACCCGCGTCGCCGACGCCAACCAGCCGCTCGACAATCTGGTGGCGCAGGTGGAAGCGCATCTGGAGAAGAACCCGACCGACGGTCGCGGCTGGAACGTGCTGGCGCCGGTGCTGGCAAGGCTCGGCCGCTACGACGAGGCGATCCGGGCCTATCGCAATTCGATCACCTACAATGGCGACAGCGCCGAGCGCCGCTCCGACCTCGGCGAGGCCTTGATGGGCTCGGCCGGCGGCGTCGTCACATCAGAGGCCAAGGCCGAATTCGAGCGCGCGGTCGCGCAAAAGCCCGATGAGCCCAAGGCCAGCTATTTCCTGGGGCTGGCCGCCGAGCAGGACGGCCGCCAGGCCGACGCCGCTGCGATCTGGCGCGGGATGCTCGAAAAGGCGCCGGCCGAGGCGCCGTGGCGGCCGCTGGTCCAGGCCGCCTTGGTGCGGGTCGGTGGCCCCAATATGCCGGCGCTGTCGAACGACACGATGACGGCGGCCAAGGACATGAGCGAGGCCGACCGCGGCACCATGATCCGCGGCATGGTCGATCGGCTTGCGATCCGCCTGAAGCAGAACGGCGACGACGTCGAGGGATGGTTGCGGCTGGTGCGCGCCTATATGGTGATGGGCGACCGCGACAAGGCGGTGAGCGCGCTCACCGACGCCCGTCAGGCGGTTGCCAACGACGCCGAACGCTTGCGCCAGCTCAATGAAGGCCTGAAGAATATGGGGCTTGATGGCTGA
- a CDS encoding sensor histidine kinase → MRGSSLATRLFLSATAWVVVILVITGIVLSSVYRNAAERSFDRRLNLYLRTLIAEVATPDEPPDRQFQSLGEPLFELPLSGWYWQIVRTDTEKSETRASRSLWDKKLPKLEDHGAELTAAGIRLGYVDGPEGQSLRMVERPVDLGTDGKFLVSVAGDATEIFDETRSFDYYLGGTFAALGIVLLLTTIFQVRFGLAPLKRISESIADIRSGRAERLEGEFPVEIAPLARETNALIDANREIVERARTHVGNLAHAIKTPLSVIVNEAAAHPIDPFANKVLEQADVMRDQVAHHLERARIAARVTIIGTVTEVAPALEALRRTMEKIHRDRGITIEVRADPQARFRGERQDLEEMAGNLVDNACKWATSQVFIEVLIEAPVAPGAGPRLRIIVDDDGRGLSAAERAQVSRRGQRLDESKPGSGLGLSIVVDLAGLYGGSLALGDAPTGGLRAELVLPGI, encoded by the coding sequence ATGCGCGGCAGCTCGCTCGCCACACGCCTGTTTCTGTCGGCCACCGCCTGGGTGGTCGTGATCCTGGTCATCACCGGCATCGTGCTGTCGTCGGTGTATCGCAACGCGGCCGAGCGTTCCTTCGACCGCCGTCTCAATCTCTATCTGCGCACCCTGATCGCCGAGGTCGCGACCCCGGACGAGCCGCCCGACCGTCAGTTCCAGTCGCTCGGCGAGCCCTTGTTCGAACTGCCGCTGTCCGGCTGGTACTGGCAGATCGTCCGCACCGACACCGAGAAAAGCGAAACGCGGGCATCGCGCTCGCTGTGGGACAAGAAGCTGCCGAAGCTCGAGGACCACGGCGCGGAACTGACGGCCGCCGGCATCCGTCTCGGCTATGTCGACGGTCCCGAAGGCCAGAGTCTGCGAATGGTGGAGCGGCCGGTCGATCTCGGCACCGACGGCAAATTCCTGGTCAGCGTGGCCGGCGACGCCACCGAAATCTTCGACGAGACCCGCAGCTTCGACTATTACCTCGGCGGTACCTTTGCAGCGCTGGGGATCGTGCTGCTGCTGACCACGATCTTCCAGGTCCGGTTTGGCCTCGCGCCGCTCAAGCGCATTTCGGAATCGATTGCCGATATCAGGTCCGGCCGCGCCGAACGGCTGGAGGGCGAGTTCCCGGTCGAAATCGCGCCGCTGGCACGCGAGACCAATGCGCTGATCGATGCCAATCGCGAGATCGTCGAGCGCGCGCGTACCCATGTCGGCAATCTCGCCCATGCCATCAAGACGCCGCTGTCGGTCATCGTCAACGAGGCCGCCGCGCACCCGATCGATCCCTTTGCCAACAAGGTGCTGGAGCAGGCCGACGTGATGCGCGACCAGGTGGCGCACCATCTGGAGCGGGCGCGCATCGCCGCGCGCGTCACCATCATCGGCACCGTTACCGAAGTAGCGCCCGCGCTCGAAGCGCTGCGCAGGACCATGGAGAAGATCCACCGCGACCGCGGCATCACGATCGAGGTCAGGGCCGATCCGCAAGCCCGGTTCCGTGGCGAGCGCCAGGATCTCGAGGAGATGGCCGGCAATCTCGTCGACAACGCCTGCAAATGGGCCACCTCGCAGGTTTTCATCGAGGTCCTGATCGAGGCTCCGGTGGCGCCCGGGGCGGGGCCGCGGCTGCGAATCATTGTCGACGACGACGGCCGCGGCCTGTCGGCCGCCGAGCGCGCGCAGGTCTCCCGACGGGGCCAGCGGCTGGATGAGTCGAAGCCGGGTTCCGGGCTCGGCCTGTCGATCGTGGTCGATCTCGCCGGCCTCTATGGCGGCAGTCTTGCTCTCGGCGACGCCCCGACCGGCGGCTTGCGGGCCGAACTGGTGCTGCCGGGGATATAG
- a CDS encoding response regulator transcription factor: MRLLVVEDDPDLNRQLTTALTDAGYVVDRAFDGEEGHFLGDSEPYDAVVLDIGLPKMDGISVLEAWRRNGRAMPVLILTARDRWSDKVQGFDAGADDYVAKPFHLEEILARIRALLRRSTGHAQSELTCGPVSLDTRTGRVSVSGNPIKMTSHEYRLLAYLMHHTGRVVSRTELVEHLYDQDFDRDSNTIEVFVGRIRKKLDVDIIQTVRGLGYLLTPPSPGT, translated from the coding sequence TTGCGCCTGCTTGTTGTCGAGGATGATCCGGATCTGAACCGTCAGTTGACGACGGCGCTGACCGATGCCGGCTATGTGGTCGATCGCGCGTTCGACGGCGAGGAGGGGCACTTCCTCGGCGACAGCGAGCCGTACGACGCCGTCGTGCTCGACATCGGCCTGCCCAAGATGGACGGCATCTCGGTGCTGGAGGCATGGCGCCGCAACGGGCGCGCGATGCCGGTCCTGATCCTGACCGCGCGCGACCGCTGGAGCGACAAGGTGCAGGGCTTCGACGCCGGCGCCGACGACTATGTCGCCAAGCCGTTCCACCTCGAGGAAATCCTGGCGCGAATTCGCGCGCTGCTGCGCCGTTCGACCGGTCATGCCCAGTCCGAGCTGACCTGCGGGCCGGTTTCGCTGGATACGCGCACCGGACGGGTCAGCGTATCCGGCAATCCGATCAAGATGACGTCGCACGAATACCGGTTGCTGGCCTATCTGATGCACCACACCGGACGCGTGGTGTCGCGCACCGAGCTGGTCGAGCATCTCTACGATCAGGACTTCGACCGCGATTCCAACACCATTGAGGTGTTCGTCGGCCGTATCCGCAAGAAGCTCGACGTCGATATCATCCAGACCGTGCGCGGGCTCGGCTACCTGCTGACGCCGCCGTCGCCCGGTACCTGA
- a CDS encoding metallophosphoesterase, translated as MSFTYVIPDIHGRDDLLVRALADISAHRGGDGGVIVAIGDYVDKGPHSREVVERLRAGIAGWNLVALKGNHDAMMVQGLRDPAKLALWMDKGGAAALASYGGDPSAVPQAHIAWLDQLRLMHVDAHRVYVHAGVDPELPLAQQSEATLLWKRYPTGYGGGFGARHVVHGHDNDPNGPLLFDGRTNLDTLAWRTGRLTVGVFDDDRPGGPVDLIVVRGPPAGL; from the coding sequence ATGAGCTTTACCTATGTCATTCCCGACATTCACGGCCGCGACGATCTGCTGGTCCGCGCGCTCGCGGACATCTCGGCCCATCGCGGCGGCGATGGCGGTGTCATCGTTGCGATCGGCGACTACGTCGACAAGGGGCCGCACAGCAGAGAGGTCGTCGAGCGGCTGCGCGCGGGCATTGCCGGCTGGAATTTGGTGGCGCTGAAGGGCAACCACGATGCCATGATGGTGCAAGGCTTGCGCGATCCCGCGAAGCTGGCTTTGTGGATGGACAAAGGCGGCGCCGCGGCGCTCGCGTCCTATGGCGGCGACCCGTCCGCCGTGCCGCAAGCCCACATCGCGTGGCTCGACCAATTGCGACTGATGCACGTCGATGCCCATCGCGTCTACGTCCATGCCGGTGTCGATCCCGAGCTGCCGCTGGCGCAGCAGAGCGAAGCCACGCTGTTGTGGAAGCGCTATCCGACCGGATACGGCGGCGGGTTCGGCGCGCGCCACGTCGTTCACGGCCACGACAATGATCCCAATGGCCCATTGCTGTTCGACGGCCGTACCAATCTCGACACGCTGGCCTGGCGAACCGGCCGGCTGACCGTCGGGGTTTTCGACGACGACCGGCCCGGCGGTCCGGTCGATTTGATCGTCGTCAGGGGACCGCCGGCCGGGCTCTGA
- a CDS encoding Ku protein: MAPRANWKGFLRLSLVTCPVALYPATSDTEKVSFNQINRKTGHRIKYAKVDADTGEEVANEDIMKGYKIDTDTYIEVSKDELDDIALESTRTIEIDEFVPRTDIDSRYVIRPYYLVPDGKVGHDAFAVIRETIRTMNKVAIGRVVLTNREHIIALEPLDNGLMGTLLRYPYEVRNEKEYFDDIQDVKITKDMLDLAKHIVEQKSGSFEPDQFEDRYEQALIDLINQKRNGLGTTAKAAPKSGGNVINLMDALKRSLAGERQAAPAAKGQVQEKTKGKKPKKRVEGQREMLLPISGGGKRAVKENAKEAPKKAEKPVRSTARAKKAG; the protein is encoded by the coding sequence ATGGCCCCCCGCGCCAACTGGAAGGGTTTTCTGCGCCTTTCGCTCGTGACCTGCCCGGTCGCTCTGTATCCGGCGACCTCGGATACCGAAAAGGTCTCCTTCAACCAGATCAACCGCAAGACCGGCCACCGCATCAAATATGCCAAGGTCGATGCCGATACCGGCGAGGAAGTCGCCAACGAAGACATCATGAAGGGCTACAAGATCGACACCGACACCTACATCGAGGTGTCGAAGGACGAGCTTGACGACATCGCGCTGGAATCGACCCGCACCATCGAGATCGACGAATTCGTTCCGCGAACCGATATCGACAGCCGCTATGTGATCCGCCCCTATTATCTGGTGCCGGACGGCAAGGTCGGCCATGACGCCTTCGCGGTGATCCGCGAAACCATCCGCACCATGAACAAGGTCGCGATCGGCCGCGTGGTGCTGACCAACCGCGAGCACATCATCGCGCTGGAGCCGCTCGACAACGGCCTGATGGGAACGTTGCTGCGCTACCCCTACGAGGTCCGCAACGAGAAGGAATATTTCGACGACATCCAGGACGTCAAAATCACCAAGGACATGCTGGATCTCGCCAAGCATATCGTCGAGCAGAAATCCGGCTCGTTCGAGCCGGACCAGTTCGAGGACCGCTACGAGCAGGCCCTGATCGACCTGATCAACCAGAAGCGCAACGGCCTCGGCACGACCGCCAAGGCCGCCCCGAAATCCGGTGGCAATGTCATCAATCTGATGGACGCGCTCAAGCGCAGCCTTGCCGGCGAAAGGCAGGCGGCGCCCGCCGCCAAGGGCCAGGTCCAAGAGAAAACGAAGGGCAAGAAGCCGAAGAAGCGCGTCGAGGGCCAGCGCGAAATGCTGCTGCCGATCAGCGGCGGCGGCAAGCGCGCCGTCAAGGAAAATGCCAAAGAAGCGCCGAAGAAGGCCGAGAAGCCGGTGCGCAGCACCGCCCGCGCGAAGAAGGCCGGATGA
- a CDS encoding Flp family type IVb pilin, whose translation MRQIIKKFFDDESGTTAIEYCIIAGGLSIVIVTVVNGIGTALSTKFADVSTSLK comes from the coding sequence ATGCGCCAAATAATCAAGAAATTCTTTGACGATGAATCCGGCACGACCGCTATCGAATATTGCATCATTGCCGGCGGCCTCAGCATCGTGATCGTGACCGTCGTCAACGGCATCGGCACCGCCTTGAGCACCAAGTTCGCCGACGTCAGCACGTCGCTCAAGTAG
- a CDS encoding thiamine pyrophosphate-requiring protein: MKLGTAIAEIMKREGIEILCGYPVNHLIEYAANADIRPVMVRQERIGIHMADAISRVTSGHSIGAFCMQHGPGAENAMGGVAQCYGESVPVLVLPMGYARRLANIDPNFNSSQAMRSFSKSSEPINIAAEVCNIFRRAFTKLKNGRGGPVIVEIPADMWNEDVPEPLNYTPVLRTRYGADPVHVKEAAALLVGARRPVIYAGQGVHYAKAWPQLKRLAERLAIPVTTSLGGKSSFPETHPLSLGSGGLAVPRAVPKFLAEADVIFGIGCSFTETSFGIAMPKGKTIIHSTLDPNHLNKDVEAKIGLVGDAALVLDALLEEIGKTVAKDRDASAVAAEIAASHQEWLAKWMPKLTHHDAPLNPYRVLWDLQHTVDIRNTIITHDAGSPRDQLSPFWKSVEPLSYIGWGKTTQLGYGLGLAMGAKLAKPDKLCINVWGDAAIGFTGMDFETAVRERIPIMSILLNNFSMAIELKVMPISTEKYRSTDISGDYAAMARAFGGYGERVTKPEDIIPAIKRGIAKTQEGIPVLLEFITSKETEVSRPGT, encoded by the coding sequence ATGAAACTCGGCACCGCCATTGCGGAAATCATGAAGCGCGAGGGCATCGAGATCCTCTGCGGCTACCCGGTCAACCATCTCATCGAATATGCCGCCAATGCCGACATCCGTCCGGTGATGGTGCGCCAGGAACGCATCGGCATCCACATGGCGGACGCGATCTCGCGCGTCACCTCGGGCCATTCGATCGGCGCGTTCTGCATGCAGCATGGACCCGGCGCCGAAAACGCCATGGGCGGCGTGGCGCAATGCTACGGCGAATCCGTTCCCGTGCTGGTGCTGCCGATGGGCTATGCGCGCAGGCTCGCCAATATCGACCCCAACTTCAACTCCAGCCAGGCGATGCGGTCATTCTCGAAATCGTCCGAGCCGATCAACATCGCCGCCGAAGTCTGCAACATCTTCCGCCGCGCCTTCACCAAGCTGAAGAACGGCCGCGGCGGGCCGGTGATCGTCGAAATCCCGGCTGACATGTGGAACGAGGACGTGCCGGAGCCGCTGAACTACACGCCGGTGCTGCGCACCCGTTACGGCGCCGACCCCGTGCATGTGAAGGAGGCCGCAGCGTTACTGGTCGGCGCCAGGCGGCCGGTGATCTATGCCGGCCAGGGCGTGCATTACGCAAAAGCCTGGCCGCAGCTCAAACGGCTGGCCGAACGTCTCGCCATTCCCGTCACCACCAGCCTCGGCGGCAAGTCGTCGTTTCCGGAAACGCATCCGCTGTCGCTCGGCTCGGGCGGCCTTGCCGTGCCGCGCGCGGTGCCGAAATTCCTCGCCGAAGCCGACGTGATCTTCGGCATCGGCTGCTCGTTTACGGAAACCTCGTTTGGCATCGCGATGCCGAAAGGCAAGACCATCATCCATTCGACGCTCGATCCCAACCATCTCAACAAGGATGTCGAGGCGAAGATCGGCCTGGTCGGCGATGCCGCCCTGGTGCTCGATGCGCTGCTGGAGGAAATCGGCAAGACCGTTGCGAAGGATCGCGACGCGAGCGCGGTCGCCGCCGAGATCGCGGCCTCGCACCAGGAGTGGCTGGCGAAGTGGATGCCGAAACTCACGCATCACGACGCGCCGCTCAATCCCTATCGCGTATTGTGGGACCTGCAGCACACCGTCGACATCAGGAATACCATCATCACCCATGATGCCGGCAGTCCGCGCGACCAGCTTTCGCCGTTCTGGAAATCGGTCGAGCCGTTGTCCTACATCGGCTGGGGCAAGACCACACAGCTCGGTTATGGATTGGGCCTGGCCATGGGCGCCAAACTGGCAAAGCCCGACAAGCTCTGTATCAACGTCTGGGGCGATGCAGCCATTGGGTTTACCGGCATGGATTTCGAGACCGCGGTGCGCGAGCGGATCCCGATCATGTCGATCCTGCTGAACAATTTCTCGATGGCGATTGAGTTGAAGGTGATGCCGATCTCGACCGAGAAATACCGCTCGACCGACATCTCAGGCGACTACGCCGCGATGGCGCGCGCCTTCGGCGGCTATGGCGAGCGGGTGACCAAGCCGGAAGACATCATCCCGGCGATCAAGCGCGGCATTGCGAAGACGCAGGAGGGCATTCCGGTGTTGCTGGAGTTCATCACCAGCAAGGAAACCGAGGTTTCCCGCCCCGGGACCTGA